A single region of the Geobacillus subterraneus genome encodes:
- a CDS encoding glucose-6-phosphate isomerase yields MTHIRFDYSKALAFFGEHELTYLRDAVKVAHHSLHEKTGTGSDFLGWLDWPVDYDKDEFARIKQAAKTIQSDSDVLLVIGIGGSYLGARAAIEMLHHSFYNALPKEKRNTPQIIFVGNNISSTYMKDVIDFLEGKDFSINVISKSGTTTEPAIAFRIFRKLLENKYGKAEARRRIYATTDSQRGALRTLAEEEGYETFVIPDDIGGRYSVLTAVGLLPIAASGADIDAMMEGAAKAREDFSRSELDENAAYQYAAIRNILYNKGKTIELLVNYEPALHYFAEWWKQLFGESEGKDQKGIYPASADFSTDLHSLGQYIQEGRRDLFETVLKLEEPRHELVIEAEENDLDGLNYLAGQTVDFVNTKAFEGTLLAHTDGGVPNLVVTLPKLDEYTFGYLVYFFEKACAMSGYLLGVNPFDQPGVEAYKKNMFALLGKPGYEALKEELEKRLK; encoded by the coding sequence ATGACCCATATTCGTTTCGATTATTCCAAAGCGCTCGCCTTTTTTGGCGAACATGAGCTTACATACTTGCGCGATGCGGTGAAAGTCGCGCATCATTCGCTCCATGAAAAAACCGGCACCGGCAGCGACTTTTTAGGGTGGCTCGACTGGCCGGTCGACTATGACAAAGACGAATTCGCCCGCATCAAGCAGGCGGCGAAAACCATTCAATCCGACTCCGATGTCCTTCTTGTCATCGGCATCGGCGGTTCGTACCTCGGGGCGCGCGCGGCGATTGAGATGCTGCACCATTCGTTTTACAACGCTTTGCCGAAAGAGAAGCGGAACACGCCGCAAATCATTTTTGTCGGCAACAACATCAGCTCGACGTATATGAAAGATGTCATCGATTTTCTCGAAGGAAAAGATTTTTCGATCAACGTCATTTCCAAATCGGGGACGACGACTGAGCCGGCGATCGCCTTCCGTATTTTCCGCAAGCTGCTTGAGAACAAATACGGCAAAGCAGAAGCGCGCCGCCGCATTTACGCGACGACCGACAGCCAGCGCGGCGCCTTGCGGACGCTCGCTGAGGAGGAAGGGTACGAAACGTTCGTCATTCCGGACGACATCGGCGGCCGCTATTCGGTGCTGACAGCGGTCGGGCTGCTGCCGATTGCCGCCAGCGGCGCGGACATCGACGCGATGATGGAAGGGGCGGCCAAGGCGCGCGAAGACTTCAGCCGCTCGGAGCTTGACGAAAACGCCGCTTACCAATACGCGGCTATCCGCAACATTTTGTACAACAAAGGGAAAACGATCGAACTGCTCGTCAACTACGAACCGGCGTTGCACTATTTCGCCGAATGGTGGAAGCAGCTGTTCGGCGAAAGCGAAGGGAAAGACCAAAAAGGCATTTATCCGGCTTCCGCCGACTTCTCGACCGACTTGCATTCGCTCGGCCAATACATTCAAGAAGGGCGCCGCGACTTGTTTGAAACGGTGTTGAAACTTGAAGAGCCGCGCCATGAACTGGTCATCGAAGCAGAGGAAAACGACCTTGACGGCCTGAACTATTTAGCCGGCCAAACGGTCGACTTCGTCAACACGAAAGCGTTCGAAGGGACGCTTCTCGCCCATACGGACGGCGGCGTGCCGAATTTGGTCGTCACGTTGCCGAAGCTCGATGAATATACGTTCGGCTACCTCGTTTACTTCTTTGAAAAAGCGTGCGCCATGAGCGGCTATTTGCTCGGGGTCAACCCGTTTGACCAGCCGGGCGTGGAGGCGTACAAGAAAAACATGTTCGCCCTTTTAGGCAAACCGGGCTACGAAGCGCTGAAAGAGGAGCTAGAGAAACGGTTGAAATAA
- a CDS encoding YugN-like family protein: MIEIPSRLEGKQFSLHQLEQTLKPLGYAIGGGWDYDHGYFDYKIADHLGYQFLRVPFQAVDGQLDSHGTTVELGRPFLLAHKYQRGIDDFADVGNAGAAFNQFAEPQDPDATVPEPYISVGKALVQELERRLLD; encoded by the coding sequence ATGATTGAAATTCCATCACGGTTGGAAGGAAAGCAGTTTTCGTTGCATCAGCTGGAGCAAACACTCAAGCCGCTCGGGTATGCGATCGGCGGCGGCTGGGATTATGATCACGGCTATTTTGACTATAAAATCGCGGATCATTTAGGCTACCAATTTTTGCGCGTGCCGTTTCAAGCGGTCGACGGGCAGCTCGATTCGCATGGCACAACGGTCGAGCTCGGGCGTCCGTTTTTGCTTGCACATAAATATCAGCGCGGCATTGATGATTTCGCCGATGTCGGCAATGCGGGAGCGGCGTTCAACCAGTTTGCCGAACCGCAAGACCCGGACGCGACCGTTCCAGAGCCATATATTTCCGTCGGCAAGGCGCTCGTTCAAGAGCTGGAGCGCCGCCTGCTCGATTAA
- a CDS encoding potassium channel family protein, with protein sequence MKTKDVLASYWRMPVVLRLFAAASAMIVLFGALMRLIEPETFRTVFDGIWWAIVTAATIGYGDIVPKTVGGKLAAIVLIALGTGIITAYFASISAAAAARETALTSGQLPYAERGHAIIVGWNERAREVLLRLAQRDPSLRFVLIDATVPSHPLPNVPVHFIKGAAHDDAVLEMANIGHARFVLITADPHKAEEEADKDTIVTLLAAKSLNPSVYAIVEILTGRNVQNAFRAGADEVIQTNLLAGTAMAASLRSPGIAGAIERMLGRFGEQTLRLLAPDERQIGQPFAAVQLLLLEQNITLLGVIRGDNGNLAVLPQRPIEKNDRLFVFVP encoded by the coding sequence ATGAAAACGAAAGATGTGCTTGCCTCCTATTGGCGGATGCCGGTCGTTCTCCGTTTGTTTGCCGCGGCCAGCGCCATGATCGTATTGTTTGGCGCCCTCATGCGCCTGATTGAACCAGAGACGTTCCGCACGGTCTTTGATGGCATTTGGTGGGCGATTGTCACGGCGGCGACGATCGGCTATGGCGATATCGTTCCGAAAACGGTCGGGGGAAAGCTCGCCGCCATCGTGCTCATTGCCCTTGGCACCGGAATTATCACTGCTTATTTCGCTTCGATATCGGCGGCAGCCGCTGCCCGGGAAACGGCGCTCACGAGCGGACAGCTTCCGTATGCAGAGCGAGGCCACGCTATCATTGTCGGCTGGAATGAGCGGGCGCGCGAGGTGTTGCTCCGCCTGGCGCAGCGCGACCCGTCGCTCCGCTTTGTGCTCATTGATGCGACCGTGCCGTCCCACCCGTTGCCGAACGTTCCGGTTCATTTTATTAAAGGGGCGGCACACGATGACGCAGTGCTCGAGATGGCCAATATCGGCCACGCCCGGTTTGTGCTCATTACCGCCGACCCGCATAAAGCGGAAGAGGAAGCCGATAAAGATACGATTGTCACGCTGCTTGCTGCCAAAAGCCTTAACCCGTCGGTGTACGCCATCGTGGAAATTTTGACCGGCCGCAACGTCCAAAACGCCTTTCGCGCCGGGGCGGATGAGGTGATCCAAACGAACTTATTGGCGGGCACCGCGATGGCGGCCAGCCTTCGCTCGCCGGGAATCGCCGGCGCGATCGAGAGGATGCTCGGCCGGTTTGGGGAACAAACGCTGCGCCTTCTCGCCCCGGACGAACGACAAATCGGCCAGCCGTTCGCCGCTGTCCAGCTGCTGCTGCTCGAGCAAAATATCACGCTACTTGGCGTCATCCGCGGAGATAATGGGAACCTTGCCGTTTTGCCGCAGCGCCCGATCGAAAAAAACGATCGCCTGTTCGTGTTTGTTCCTTAA
- a CDS encoding H-type small acid-soluble spore protein, with translation MDMNRVKQIVSSPADIPVYYNGVSVWIDGYDEEKQMATVHLRDGRLNERRDVPVAELEEK, from the coding sequence ATGGACATGAACCGTGTGAAACAAATCGTTTCATCCCCTGCAGATATCCCGGTGTATTACAACGGGGTATCGGTTTGGATTGACGGGTATGACGAAGAAAAACAAATGGCGACCGTCCATTTGCGCGACGGCCGGCTCAATGAGCGCCGGGACGTGCCGGTGGCGGAACTGGAGGAAAAGTGA